Proteins from a single region of Streptomyces vinaceus:
- a CDS encoding VOC family protein — translation MPFAPCLSVKDTAASIAFYEQLGFDVDSSTTSPGDDIHMLLYQGGFCGMLYSNADLKNWLPSLADTPIGFAGMFYLGVDDFDGTHDRIARHAEIIKDTVTDHTGQRMFYFRDPDGYVIGINDQAALQASDLGKYA, via the coding sequence ATGCCGTTCGCTCCCTGCCTGAGTGTCAAGGACACCGCGGCCAGCATCGCGTTCTACGAGCAGCTCGGCTTCGACGTCGATTCCAGCACCACCAGCCCCGGCGACGACATCCACATGCTGCTCTACCAGGGCGGATTCTGCGGGATGCTCTACAGCAACGCCGACCTGAAGAACTGGCTGCCCAGCCTGGCCGACACCCCCATCGGCTTCGCCGGCATGTTCTACCTGGGCGTGGACGACTTCGACGGAACCCACGACCGCATCGCCCGGCACGCGGAGATCATCAAGGACACCGTCACCGACCACACCGGCCAGCGCATGTTCTACTTCCGCGACCCGGACGGCTACGTCATCGGCATCAACGACCAGGCCGCCCTCCAGGCCAGCGACCTCGGCAAATACGCCTGA
- a CDS encoding ATP-binding protein, which translates to MALWSVALTPHSASPLCAGVWDTSWPVAREPASVGRARRALAAQLSSWGLHGVTDTTRLLVSELITNALRHAHGPVQVNVRVHGAVLRCEVEDASPASPARRSADTDSESGRGIELVDALAQDWGSERTTTGKTTWFELAIPDPGHNQAYPALPT; encoded by the coding sequence ATGGCACTGTGGTCAGTCGCCCTCACTCCCCACAGCGCCTCGCCCCTCTGCGCCGGCGTATGGGACACGTCCTGGCCCGTGGCCCGTGAACCGGCCTCGGTAGGCCGTGCCCGGCGCGCCCTCGCAGCACAGCTGTCCTCTTGGGGACTTCACGGGGTCACCGACACCACTCGGCTCCTGGTCAGCGAACTCATCACCAACGCCTTGCGCCACGCCCACGGCCCGGTCCAGGTCAACGTGCGCGTGCATGGGGCGGTCCTGCGCTGCGAGGTGGAAGACGCCAGCCCCGCCAGCCCCGCCCGCCGCAGCGCTGACACCGACTCCGAGAGCGGGCGTGGCATCGAACTCGTCGACGCCCTGGCCCAGGACTGGGGCAGCGAGCGCACGACGACCGGCAAGACGACCTGGTTCGAACTGGCCATCCCCGACCCCGGTCACAACCAGGCGTATCCGGCGCTGCCTACGTGA
- a CDS encoding TetR/AcrR family transcriptional regulator, with the protein MGRPADLRKRADLLRRVREYVIRNGLADLSLRPLAKALGTSDRMLLYYFGSKDRLIAQALAQDEGRPVLLLRQALDSRGAPQDAAGLRRIVEDLWNQFTAPERREVLPLTFEVMTASVLHPSRYGPVMRNVLGEWRALLSSAFTALGMPEKRAVVEARLLVNATLGLLHAAPADNDWDQATAAFRILLDRLEPAWRPG; encoded by the coding sequence ATGGGGCGACCGGCTGACCTGCGCAAACGAGCAGACCTGCTGCGCCGGGTCCGCGAGTATGTGATCCGCAACGGGCTCGCGGACCTCTCGCTGCGCCCTCTCGCCAAAGCTCTGGGCACCAGTGACCGCATGCTCCTCTACTACTTCGGCAGCAAGGACCGTCTGATCGCCCAAGCGCTGGCCCAGGACGAGGGGAGACCTGTCCTGCTCCTGCGGCAGGCGCTCGACAGCCGAGGCGCCCCCCAGGACGCCGCCGGCCTGCGGCGCATCGTGGAAGACCTGTGGAACCAGTTCACGGCTCCCGAGCGCCGTGAGGTCCTCCCCCTCACCTTCGAGGTGATGACCGCGAGCGTGCTCCACCCCAGCCGCTACGGCCCGGTCATGCGCAACGTGCTCGGCGAATGGCGAGCTCTGCTCAGCTCCGCGTTCACCGCCCTCGGAATGCCCGAGAAAAGGGCCGTCGTCGAGGCCCGCCTCCTGGTCAACGCCACTCTGGGGCTGCTCCACGCGGCGCCGGCCGACAACGACTGGGACCAGGCGACAGCCGCCTTCCGGATACTGCTCGACCGCCTCGAACCCGCCTGGCGCCCCGGATGA
- a CDS encoding class I SAM-dependent methyltransferase, which yields MDSIPANRRFWNEISSAYQHAHDPQIGSAPRLWGMYSIPDAHLHALGEVTGKRVLELGCGAGQWSRALAAEGATVVGLDLSEAQLAAAARAMGAARYPLVQGAAEQLPFADDSFDLVFCDFGGLSWAPPHLAVPQAARVLGQGGRLVFNVASPWFEACYDEAAGRVTTTLQQDYFGLNAIAEDDGANSYQLTYGDWVKVLVGAGLIIDDLIEPRPERGTPNGYNETDPPDWAHRWPAELLWVAHKP from the coding sequence GTGGACAGCATCCCCGCCAACCGGCGGTTCTGGAACGAGATCAGCAGCGCTTACCAGCACGCGCACGATCCGCAAATTGGCTCCGCGCCGCGGCTGTGGGGCATGTATTCCATCCCCGACGCGCATCTGCACGCCCTGGGCGAGGTCACCGGCAAGCGCGTCCTTGAGCTCGGCTGCGGCGCGGGCCAGTGGTCCAGGGCGCTCGCCGCCGAGGGCGCCACCGTGGTCGGGCTCGACCTGTCTGAAGCCCAGCTCGCCGCGGCGGCCCGCGCGATGGGAGCGGCCCGCTACCCGCTGGTGCAAGGTGCCGCCGAACAACTCCCGTTCGCCGACGATAGCTTCGACCTGGTGTTCTGCGACTTCGGTGGGCTCAGCTGGGCGCCCCCGCACCTGGCCGTCCCGCAGGCCGCTCGCGTCCTGGGCCAGGGCGGGCGCCTGGTCTTCAACGTCGCCAGCCCATGGTTCGAAGCCTGCTACGACGAAGCCGCCGGCCGCGTGACCACCACGCTGCAGCAGGACTACTTCGGGCTGAACGCCATTGCCGAAGACGACGGCGCGAACAGCTACCAGCTCACCTACGGCGACTGGGTCAAGGTCCTGGTCGGTGCGGGTCTCATCATCGACGACCTCATCGAGCCGCGGCCCGAACGTGGAACACCGAACGGCTACAACGAAACCGACCCGCCCGACTGGGCACACCGCTGGCCGGCGGAACTGCTCTGGGTAGCCCACAAACCGTAA
- a CDS encoding DinB family protein has protein sequence MTRIDDTPPAWDERTQLTTFLDYTRDTARAKCDGVAAENARKSLLPGSPLMTMCGVINHLRWVEYYWFQVVFLGEEDQGPWTDEDPDREMRIAVDFPLTQLLDEYAEQSARYRELVAASSLDTQAKGAVRDGLHVDLRWILLHLTEETARHNGHLDILREMLDGQTGD, from the coding sequence ATGACCAGAATCGACGACACGCCGCCCGCGTGGGACGAGCGCACCCAGCTCACCACGTTCCTCGACTACACACGAGACACCGCCCGCGCCAAGTGCGACGGCGTCGCCGCGGAGAACGCCCGCAAGTCGCTCCTGCCGGGTTCCCCCTTGATGACCATGTGCGGAGTGATCAACCACCTCCGATGGGTCGAGTACTACTGGTTCCAGGTGGTCTTCCTCGGCGAGGAAGACCAGGGCCCCTGGACCGATGAGGACCCCGACCGCGAGATGCGTATCGCCGTTGACTTCCCGCTCACGCAGTTGCTCGACGAATACGCCGAACAGAGCGCCCGCTACCGCGAACTGGTCGCCGCTAGCAGCCTGGACACCCAGGCCAAGGGAGCCGTCCGTGACGGTCTCCATGTCGACCTGCGCTGGATCCTCCTTCACCTCACCGAGGAGACAGCCCGCCACAACGGCCACCTGGACATCCTGCGCGAGATGCTCGACGGCCAGACCGGCGACTAG
- a CDS encoding zinc-dependent alcohol dehydrogenase, whose protein sequence is MKAVTWQGRRKIEVATVPDPKITDPTDVVIRVTTTGLCGSDLHLYEVLGPFLDAGDILGHEPMGVVAEVGPDVRELKVGDRVVVPFNVSCGTCFMCERGLHSQCETTQVHEHGSGASLFGYTKLYGQVPGGQAEYLRVPFADTLPIRVPEGPPDERFVYLSDVLPTAWQAVVYADIPPGGSVAVLGLGPIGDMCTRIAAHRGAGKVIGIDLVPERLARAAGHGVQVYDLSHYGDQLVDAVRSATGGRGPDAVIDAVGMEAHGSVGTKAVQTATGLLPDAMAAALMKKAGVDRLGALKLAIELVRRGGTISVSGVYGGAADPLPMLTMFDKQIQLRMGQANVRRWVDDLMPLLTDGDPLGVEGFATHHLPLDDAPRAYADFQAKRDDMVKVLFHP, encoded by the coding sequence ATGAAAGCCGTGACCTGGCAGGGCCGCCGCAAGATCGAGGTGGCAACCGTTCCGGACCCGAAGATCACTGATCCCACGGACGTCGTGATCAGAGTGACGACGACGGGCCTGTGCGGATCGGACCTGCATCTGTACGAGGTGCTCGGGCCCTTCTTGGACGCGGGGGACATCCTGGGACACGAGCCGATGGGAGTCGTCGCCGAGGTGGGGCCCGACGTCCGGGAACTGAAGGTCGGCGACCGGGTCGTCGTACCGTTCAACGTGTCCTGCGGGACCTGTTTCATGTGCGAGCGGGGACTGCACTCGCAGTGCGAGACGACCCAGGTCCACGAGCACGGCAGCGGCGCGAGCCTTTTCGGATACACGAAGCTCTACGGGCAGGTGCCCGGAGGGCAGGCCGAGTACCTGCGCGTCCCCTTCGCCGACACCCTCCCGATCCGCGTCCCCGAAGGGCCACCGGACGAACGGTTCGTGTACCTGTCGGACGTCCTCCCGACCGCCTGGCAGGCCGTCGTCTACGCCGACATACCCCCCGGCGGCAGCGTTGCCGTCCTGGGCCTCGGACCCATCGGCGACATGTGCACCCGCATCGCCGCCCACCGCGGTGCCGGCAAGGTGATCGGCATCGACCTCGTCCCCGAACGACTCGCCCGCGCAGCCGGCCACGGCGTCCAGGTCTACGACCTGTCCCATTACGGAGACCAGCTCGTCGACGCGGTCCGCAGCGCCACCGGCGGACGGGGCCCGGACGCCGTGATCGACGCCGTCGGCATGGAAGCCCACGGCAGCGTCGGCACCAAGGCCGTACAGACCGCGACCGGCCTGCTCCCGGACGCCATGGCCGCCGCCCTGATGAAGAAGGCCGGGGTCGACCGGCTGGGCGCCCTGAAGCTGGCCATAGAGCTCGTACGCCGCGGCGGCACGATATCCGTCTCCGGCGTCTACGGCGGCGCCGCCGACCCACTCCCGATGCTCACCATGTTCGACAAACAGATCCAGCTGCGCATGGGACAGGCCAACGTCCGTCGGTGGGTCGACGACCTGATGCCCTTGCTGACCGACGGCGACCCCCTCGGGGTCGAAGGCTTCGCCACCCATCACCTGCCATTGGACGACGCACCGCGGGCGTACGCGGACTTCCAAGCGAAGCGGGACGACATGGTGAAGGTCCTCTTCCATCCCTGA
- a CDS encoding hemerythrin domain-containing protein, producing MGHGGNVIDELMADHREVEGMFARIQAMTGTGQELRDLIDEITIELVRHSVAEEQYLYPAVREHVEGGGPMADKEIEDHGRVEKLLKRLEKMSTDDAHMSPLLQQLMDEVSAHVQDEESNLFPMLRRACTPQQLDDLGDKIRRAKAMAPTRPHPAAPSSPTASKLLAPGAGLVDRARDFVTGRGKS from the coding sequence ATGGGACACGGCGGGAACGTGATCGACGAGCTGATGGCCGACCACCGCGAGGTGGAGGGTATGTTCGCCCGGATCCAGGCCATGACCGGCACCGGGCAGGAGCTCCGCGATCTCATCGACGAGATCACCATCGAGCTGGTGCGGCACTCGGTCGCCGAGGAGCAGTACCTCTACCCGGCCGTACGCGAGCACGTCGAGGGCGGCGGGCCGATGGCGGACAAGGAGATCGAGGACCACGGCCGCGTCGAGAAGCTGCTCAAGCGGCTGGAGAAGATGAGCACCGACGACGCACACATGAGCCCGCTCCTGCAACAGCTCATGGACGAGGTCTCGGCCCACGTCCAGGACGAGGAGAGCAACCTCTTCCCGATGCTGAGGAGAGCCTGTACCCCGCAGCAGCTGGACGATCTCGGTGACAAGATCCGCCGCGCCAAGGCCATGGCGCCCACCCGCCCGCACCCCGCCGCACCGAGCAGCCCCACGGCCAGCAAGCTCCTCGCGCCGGGCGCCGGCCTGGTGGACCGGGCGCGCGACTTCGTGACCGGCCGCGGCAAGTCCTGA
- a CDS encoding PHP domain-containing protein — MTPAEALRRIAFLLEWRGASPYRVRAFLTAADAVHDLPPGPVDAAQAERARGVGPVTAEVIAQASTGAVPDYLARLQAEAGPGAAAGWDLAASSTGDCHLHSDWSDGGSPIEDMAEAARALGHQWAVLTDHSPRLTIAHGLSPERLESQLEVVAGLNSRMGPGFRLLTGIECDILDDGSLDQDEDLLGRLDIVVASVHSKLRSDPEPMTTRLLAAVRNPHVDVLGHCTGRIITGRGRPQSRFDAEAVFAACAEAGTAVEINCRPERRDPPDDLLAQAAAAGCRFAVDTDAHAPEQLHWQSTGYARAARIGLGPDRLVTTWPLGRLVSSRSGTP; from the coding sequence GTGACCCCGGCCGAGGCACTGCGCCGGATCGCCTTCCTCCTCGAATGGCGCGGCGCGTCCCCGTACCGCGTACGGGCCTTCCTCACGGCGGCCGACGCCGTCCACGACCTGCCACCGGGGCCGGTGGACGCCGCGCAGGCGGAGCGGGCGCGCGGGGTGGGGCCGGTCACCGCCGAGGTGATCGCCCAGGCCTCGACCGGGGCGGTCCCGGACTACCTCGCCCGTCTGCAGGCCGAAGCCGGCCCCGGCGCCGCGGCCGGCTGGGATCTCGCGGCGTCCAGCACCGGGGACTGTCACCTGCACTCCGACTGGTCGGACGGCGGCAGCCCGATCGAGGACATGGCCGAAGCGGCCCGCGCCCTGGGCCACCAGTGGGCCGTGCTGACCGACCACTCGCCGCGGCTGACGATCGCCCACGGATTGAGCCCCGAGCGGCTCGAAAGCCAGCTGGAGGTCGTGGCCGGCCTGAATTCCCGGATGGGCCCGGGCTTTCGGCTGCTCACCGGCATCGAGTGCGACATCCTCGACGACGGCTCCCTCGACCAGGACGAAGACCTCCTCGGCCGGCTCGACATCGTCGTGGCATCCGTGCACTCCAAGCTCCGCTCGGACCCCGAGCCCATGACCACCCGCCTGCTGGCCGCGGTCCGCAACCCGCACGTCGACGTCCTGGGGCACTGCACAGGGCGGATCATCACCGGCCGGGGGCGCCCGCAGTCCCGCTTCGACGCCGAGGCCGTGTTCGCCGCGTGCGCGGAGGCCGGTACCGCGGTGGAGATCAACTGCCGGCCCGAACGGCGCGACCCCCCGGACGACCTGCTCGCGCAGGCCGCCGCCGCAGGCTGCCGGTTCGCCGTGGACACCGACGCCCACGCCCCCGAACAGCTGCACTGGCAGAGCACCGGCTACGCACGTGCCGCCCGGATCGGCCTCGGACCGGACCGGCTGGTCACGACCTGGCCACTCGGCCGGCTCGTGAGCAGCAGAAGCGGCACGCCGTGA
- a CDS encoding SDR family oxidoreductase, producing MSSHDQPHHTADPVSLHARPPFPDQDQSHPGSTEAMEPRPDHGEDTYQGHGLLHGRKALVTGGDSGIGRAVCLAFAREGADVVFTHLSEEAEEADETARLIREAGRTAVAVACDIRHEDECTALVDKAVGELGGIDLLVNNAAYQMAQPDGIEAITTEQFDRVMKTNLYGMFWLTKAALAHMPRGSSVINTTSVQGYQPSPHLLDYAMTKSAIISFTHNLAQMLAERGIRVNAVAPGPVWTPLIPATMPDPTTFGEQSPLGRPAQPAEMAPAYVFLASDRASYITGEIVNATGGTPLP from the coding sequence ATGTCCTCCCACGACCAGCCCCACCACACCGCCGATCCGGTGTCGCTCCACGCCCGCCCCCCGTTCCCCGACCAGGACCAGAGCCATCCCGGCTCGACGGAGGCGATGGAGCCCCGCCCCGACCACGGCGAGGACACCTACCAGGGCCACGGCCTCCTGCACGGCCGCAAGGCGCTGGTCACCGGAGGCGACTCCGGAATCGGCCGGGCCGTCTGCCTGGCCTTCGCACGGGAAGGCGCCGACGTCGTCTTCACCCACTTGTCCGAGGAAGCGGAGGAGGCCGACGAAACCGCCCGCCTGATCCGCGAGGCCGGCCGCACGGCGGTTGCCGTGGCCTGCGACATCCGGCACGAAGACGAGTGCACCGCCCTCGTCGACAAGGCAGTGGGCGAGCTGGGCGGAATCGACCTGCTCGTCAACAACGCCGCCTACCAGATGGCCCAGCCGGACGGGATCGAGGCGATCACCACCGAGCAGTTCGACCGGGTGATGAAGACCAACCTCTACGGGATGTTCTGGCTGACCAAAGCCGCCCTGGCCCACATGCCGCGCGGCTCCTCGGTGATCAACACCACCTCGGTGCAGGGCTACCAGCCCAGCCCGCACCTCCTCGACTACGCCATGACCAAGTCCGCGATCATCTCCTTCACCCACAACCTGGCCCAGATGCTCGCCGAGCGCGGAATCCGGGTCAACGCCGTCGCCCCCGGGCCGGTCTGGACCCCCCTGATCCCGGCGACCATGCCCGACCCGACCACGTTCGGCGAGCAGTCACCGCTGGGCCGGCCCGCGCAGCCGGCCGAGATGGCACCCGCGTACGTCTTCCTCGCCTCCGACCGCGCCTCCTACATCACGGGCGAGATCGTCAACGCGACCGGCGGAACCCCGCTGCCGTGA
- a CDS encoding flavodoxin family protein — protein MDTTTETTPLRAVALVCTLSPSPKPSSSQLLAEQTMAALADHGVTGKVIRIADHDVKPGVEVDMGDGDAWPGIRDTILGCDILILSTPIWVGHPSSVAQRVLERLNAELGESDDEGRMLTYGKAAAVCVVGNEDGAHHVSAELFQGLNDVGFSLAPNAVTYWVGEAMQGTDYQDLDKTPEKTAATTRTLAANTAHLARRLKAAPYPPSA, from the coding sequence ATGGACACCACTACCGAAACCACCCCGCTGCGCGCCGTCGCGCTGGTCTGCACGCTCTCGCCCTCCCCCAAGCCGTCCAGCTCCCAGTTGCTGGCCGAACAGACCATGGCCGCCCTGGCCGATCACGGGGTTACCGGCAAGGTGATCCGTATCGCCGATCACGACGTCAAGCCCGGCGTCGAAGTCGACATGGGCGACGGCGACGCCTGGCCGGGGATCCGCGACACGATCCTGGGCTGCGACATCCTGATCCTGTCGACGCCGATCTGGGTCGGCCACCCCTCCAGCGTTGCCCAGCGCGTCCTGGAACGGCTCAACGCCGAACTCGGCGAGAGCGACGACGAGGGCCGCATGCTCACGTACGGCAAGGCCGCCGCGGTGTGTGTGGTCGGCAACGAGGACGGCGCACACCACGTCAGTGCCGAACTCTTCCAGGGTCTGAACGACGTCGGCTTCTCCCTGGCCCCGAACGCCGTCACGTACTGGGTCGGCGAAGCCATGCAGGGCACCGACTACCAGGACCTCGACAAGACCCCCGAGAAGACCGCCGCCACCACCAGGACCCTGGCCGCGAACACCGCGCACCTCGCGCGCCGCCTCAAGGCCGCCCCCTACCCGCCCTCTGCCTGA
- a CDS encoding isochorismatase family cysteine hydrolase, whose protein sequence is MLNTYEHEDAEALVRSVREALPGVGALLRLAREAGAPVVYVNDNFGRWRSHHGEILEAALAGRYSELVEPIAPDEESLFVVKARHSVFYETPLAYLLGQLDVRRVVLCGQVTEQCVLYSALDAHIRHLEVVVAVDAVAHIDAGLAEAALRMMERNMSAELRPSGEITFEGDPSQ, encoded by the coding sequence ATGCTCAACACCTATGAGCACGAGGACGCCGAGGCGCTGGTGCGGTCCGTGCGCGAAGCCCTGCCGGGCGTCGGGGCGCTGCTCCGGCTGGCGAGGGAGGCGGGGGCGCCGGTCGTGTACGTGAACGACAACTTCGGCCGCTGGCGCTCCCACCACGGCGAGATCCTGGAAGCCGCCCTGGCGGGCCGATACTCCGAGCTGGTGGAGCCGATCGCGCCCGACGAGGAGTCCCTGTTCGTCGTCAAGGCGCGGCACTCGGTCTTCTACGAAACACCCTTGGCCTACCTGCTGGGCCAGCTCGATGTACGGCGGGTGGTGCTGTGCGGGCAGGTGACCGAGCAGTGCGTCCTGTACTCGGCCCTGGACGCCCACATCCGGCACCTCGAAGTCGTCGTGGCCGTCGACGCGGTCGCCCACATCGACGCAGGCCTCGCCGAAGCGGCCCTGCGCATGATGGAACGCAACATGTCGGCCGAACTCCGTCCGAGCGGCGAGATCACCTTCGAGGGTGACCCTTCACAGTGA
- a CDS encoding sigma-70 family RNA polymerase sigma factor, translated as MAESLEEYRGELTGYGYRMLGAYAEAEDAVQEALVRAWRNIDRFEGRSALRTWVYRIATNVCLDALASGKRRALPMDLAGPSGGSTPPEPPQDSVLWVEPCPGGDPEAAAARGESVRLAFVAALQHLPPRQRATLILRDVLGFSAREVADLHGCTVASANSALQRARATLADRRDAPDDPGAGPSNDGVRRVLAERYATAFTRYDMEELSMLLHVDATLCLPPYAKWMRGLPDIEAWLTGPAIGCRGSRLVATTANGSPAFGQYRASPDATGYVPWALQVVEFRNDRISGITAYRDTDRLFPLFGLPDRLGSEEE; from the coding sequence ATGGCGGAGTCGCTTGAGGAGTACCGGGGGGAGCTGACCGGGTACGGCTACCGGATGTTGGGGGCGTACGCCGAGGCCGAGGACGCCGTCCAGGAGGCGCTGGTCCGGGCTTGGCGGAACATCGACCGCTTCGAGGGCCGCTCGGCACTGCGGACTTGGGTGTACCGCATCGCCACCAACGTCTGCCTGGACGCTCTCGCTTCGGGCAAGCGGCGGGCGCTGCCGATGGACCTGGCCGGTCCGAGCGGGGGCAGCACCCCGCCGGAGCCCCCACAGGACTCCGTCCTGTGGGTGGAACCCTGTCCAGGAGGGGACCCCGAGGCGGCCGCGGCGAGGGGCGAGTCGGTCAGGTTGGCGTTCGTCGCGGCGCTGCAGCACTTGCCGCCCCGGCAGCGGGCCACGCTGATCCTGCGGGACGTCCTGGGATTCTCGGCACGGGAGGTCGCCGACCTGCACGGCTGCACCGTCGCCTCGGCCAACAGCGCCCTGCAGCGGGCCCGTGCCACACTGGCCGACCGCCGCGACGCGCCGGACGATCCGGGCGCCGGGCCATCGAACGACGGCGTCCGCCGGGTGCTGGCCGAGCGGTACGCCACGGCCTTTACCCGCTACGACATGGAGGAGTTGAGCATGCTCCTCCATGTCGACGCCACGCTGTGCTTGCCTCCGTACGCGAAGTGGATGCGCGGTCTCCCCGACATCGAGGCGTGGCTCACCGGCCCGGCGATCGGCTGCCGCGGCTCGCGTCTGGTGGCGACCACGGCGAACGGCTCCCCCGCCTTCGGCCAGTACCGCGCGTCCCCGGACGCCACCGGCTACGTGCCCTGGGCCCTGCAAGTCGTCGAGTTCCGAAACGACCGGATCAGCGGCATCACGGCCTACCGTGACACCGACCGCCTCTTCCCGCTCTTCGGCCTGCCGGACCGCCTGGGCTCGGAGGAGGAGTAG
- a CDS encoding DUF2625 family protein has translation MRGIDELVNVDDPAWPELQGTLRATSAPVQVLPGDVNEGRRCLLQMQVTGRSVLGALALHTGGLLMDHGWLRVFGGGSGSVSNGRLPSLAQVNRFPTDFDSGWHPATGLVVGHDIVGGVFALNGAHPAAAGRPGAPGQMTYFAPDTLEWEAMEMGHSGWVSWLLSGRLETFYDGMRWPGWREEAAALAFEQGLSVYPFLWSEEAHADLAATSRQPVPMREVLGVAADFARQMGPSDPGFLGDV, from the coding sequence ATGCGAGGCATCGATGAGCTGGTCAATGTGGACGATCCGGCGTGGCCGGAGCTTCAGGGGACTCTCAGGGCGACCTCCGCGCCGGTTCAGGTGCTGCCCGGAGACGTCAACGAGGGCCGCCGATGCCTTCTGCAGATGCAGGTTACCGGGCGGTCGGTACTGGGTGCTCTGGCCTTGCACACCGGCGGACTGCTTATGGACCACGGGTGGCTGCGAGTGTTCGGCGGGGGTTCTGGTTCAGTCTCGAATGGGCGACTTCCGAGTCTGGCGCAGGTCAACCGCTTCCCCACGGACTTCGACTCCGGCTGGCATCCCGCGACAGGCCTTGTCGTCGGCCACGACATTGTCGGAGGGGTCTTCGCGTTGAACGGTGCCCATCCGGCAGCAGCGGGCCGCCCCGGGGCGCCTGGCCAGATGACGTATTTCGCTCCCGACACACTGGAGTGGGAGGCTATGGAGATGGGCCACTCCGGATGGGTCTCCTGGCTGCTCTCGGGCAGGTTGGAGACGTTCTATGACGGAATGCGCTGGCCCGGCTGGCGTGAGGAGGCCGCGGCCCTGGCTTTCGAGCAGGGCCTTTCCGTATACCCGTTCCTGTGGTCCGAGGAAGCTCACGCCGATCTCGCGGCCACGAGTCGGCAGCCTGTGCCGATGCGCGAGGTGCTCGGAGTCGCTGCGGACTTCGCCCGACAGATGGGGCCGTCCGATCCTGGGTTCCTGGGAGACGTGTAA
- a CDS encoding peptidylprolyl isomerase — MAVPTSQGPLPLHLDRAKAPCTVQSFLHLAQHGFYDRTVCHRLTAYPTLKVLQCGDPTGTGEGGPGYKYKDELPVDLPPAPTDPTGARRLYGRGLLAMANAGPDTNGSQFFVVYGDSALRPNYTVFGTVGPDGLATLDKTAAGGIEPTAENPAPVDGTPVLRTELLRVRPSCRH, encoded by the coding sequence GTGGCCGTTCCGACCAGCCAGGGCCCGCTCCCGCTGCACTTGGACCGGGCCAAGGCGCCGTGCACGGTCCAGAGTTTCCTGCACCTGGCGCAGCACGGGTTCTACGACCGTACGGTGTGCCACCGTCTGACGGCGTACCCGACGCTCAAGGTCCTGCAATGCGGCGACCCGACCGGTACCGGTGAGGGCGGGCCCGGGTACAAGTACAAGGACGAACTGCCGGTGGACCTGCCGCCCGCACCGACCGACCCGACCGGCGCGCGCCGCCTGTACGGGCGCGGCCTGCTGGCGATGGCCAACGCAGGTCCGGACACGAACGGTTCACAGTTCTTCGTCGTCTACGGCGACTCCGCGCTGCGGCCGAACTACACGGTGTTCGGCACGGTCGGCCCCGACGGCCTGGCAACACTCGACAAGACCGCCGCCGGAGGCATCGAGCCGACCGCGGAGAACCCGGCACCGGTCGACGGCACGCCCGTACTGCGGACCGAGCTGCTCCGCGTCCGGCCGTCCTGCCGGCACTGA